The Acidobacteriota bacterium genome includes a window with the following:
- a CDS encoding cyclodeaminase/cyclohydrolase family protein: MSDPAIADQTTVLSTSVGAFADLVAAGTPTPGGGSVAAYCGVLAASLGQMVCNLTIGKQKYAEAEPRLKEIRSSLESLSARLRELIAEDAASFEAVLRAYRLPKESDEQKADRAGQIQIALRGAVDVPFETAQRGFDVLALLGELAEIGNPNALSDVAVAAQLAQAAIKGASYNVGVNLDSIADREAADETGEQMKAMIERSKGIAEQVEAKLKM; this comes from the coding sequence ATGAGCGATCCCGCCATTGCCGATCAGACGACGGTTCTGTCAACCAGCGTAGGAGCGTTCGCCGACCTTGTCGCGGCCGGCACGCCGACGCCAGGCGGCGGAAGCGTCGCGGCTTACTGCGGAGTGCTTGCAGCCTCGCTCGGACAGATGGTGTGCAATCTAACAATCGGAAAGCAAAAGTACGCCGAAGCTGAACCGCGGCTAAAAGAAATCAGATCGAGCCTTGAAAGTTTGAGCGCGCGGCTGCGAGAGTTGATCGCAGAGGACGCCGCAAGTTTTGAAGCGGTGCTCCGCGCTTATCGATTGCCGAAGGAAAGCGACGAGCAAAAGGCGGATCGCGCCGGACAGATTCAAATCGCGCTTCGAGGCGCGGTTGACGTTCCGTTTGAAACGGCGCAGCGCGGCTTCGATGTTCTCGCGCTGCTGGGTGAGCTTGCCGAGATCGGCAACCCTAACGCGCTATCCGATGTGGCCGTCGCAGCCCAGCTCGCACAGGCCGCCATCAAGGGTGCTTCTTACAACGTTGGCGTCAACCTTGATTCGATTGCGGATCGCGAAGCCGCGGACGAGACGGGTGAACAGATGAAGGCTATGATCGAGCGGTCGAAAGGCATCGCGGAACAGGTTGAAGCGAAGTTGAAGATGTAG
- the ftcD gene encoding glutamate formimidoyltransferase, producing MRSIVECIPNFSEGRRTEVLDQIVGAIKAVTGAVLLDRESDPNHNRSVVTFVASPEHVVDAALAGAKKAAALIDLNKHTGEHPRMGATDVIPFVPISGVTMDDCVALARACGERMWSELGIPVYLYEKAATRPERENLATLRKGQFEGIRDEIAANEARRPDFGELRVHSTAGITAVGARPPLIAYNVNLATSDLEVANKIARAVRHQSGGLRYVKALGFELKDRGIVQVSMNMVNYEGTPLFRAFEMIKREAERYGVAVVGSEIVGLVPQRALNAVADFYLQLEEFSEDQILEHRLAGAMEEAEA from the coding sequence GTGCGAAGCATAGTCGAGTGCATTCCTAACTTCAGCGAAGGCCGGCGAACCGAAGTCTTAGATCAAATAGTGGGAGCCATCAAAGCAGTTACCGGCGCGGTTTTGCTGGACCGCGAATCGGACCCCAATCACAACCGATCAGTCGTCACCTTCGTTGCGTCGCCCGAACATGTAGTCGACGCCGCGCTCGCAGGGGCTAAGAAGGCGGCTGCGTTGATAGACCTCAACAAACACACCGGCGAGCACCCTCGCATGGGGGCGACCGACGTAATTCCGTTCGTGCCAATCTCAGGAGTGACGATGGATGACTGCGTCGCCCTTGCTCGCGCTTGCGGAGAGCGGATGTGGAGCGAACTCGGAATCCCGGTCTACCTCTACGAAAAAGCGGCGACCAGACCTGAACGCGAGAACCTCGCGACATTGCGCAAGGGACAGTTCGAAGGCATACGTGACGAGATCGCGGCCAACGAAGCTCGCCGCCCTGACTTCGGAGAGCTTCGAGTTCATTCGACCGCCGGGATAACCGCTGTAGGCGCGCGTCCGCCTCTGATTGCTTATAACGTTAACCTCGCCACTTCCGACCTGGAAGTCGCCAATAAGATCGCGCGTGCCGTGCGGCATCAGTCGGGCGGCTTGCGCTACGTGAAAGCGCTGGGGTTCGAGCTGAAGGATCGAGGCATCGTTCAGGTCTCGATGAATATGGTCAACTATGAAGGCACCCCGCTGTTCCGCGCGTTCGAAATGATCAAGCGCGAAGCTGAGCGTTATGGTGTCGCGGTCGTCGGGTCCGAGATCGTGGGGCTGGTTCCGCAGCGCGCGCTGAATGCAGTCGCGGACTTCTATCTACAGCTCGAAGAATTCAGCGAGGACCAGATCCTGGAACACAGACTTGCAGGAGCGATGGAGGAAGCCGAAGCATGA